A window of the Bacteroides thetaiotaomicron VPI-5482 genome harbors these coding sequences:
- a CDS encoding RagB/SusD family nutrient uptake outer membrane protein, with product MKKLVYYILLSISALSFSACTDYINVDKYFYDQVSLDSAFSKRIYVDGWLSSAYSVMNKLGEYKEPFRWASDDLYHPDMKEYVEGSYSADKPKGDENAGESRLWKYYEGIRKASTFLDNVDRCPELTMDEIADMKGQARFLRAYCYWALIRVFGPVPLIPLEGLDADLSYEELSLPRTHFDEIVSFIDTELAETARLLPMRRTVNNLGRPTRGAALGLRARVLLYAASPLYNGNLDFFNVVDNKGNQLISQTYDESKWAKAAAAAKDVIELAKTSGLYELYTIAPKIGTLDMYRPPVHPEYSTKDYPDGWANIDPLLSYKSNFDGSVQGSKNPELIFTRTSDGTGTINDWMYQALPRTISGNNRLCVTQKQVNAYAMNDGRTISEAANTGDYVTTGFTTEAYSENNPFLPAKVSLMYNKREPRFYASIAYNGSVWEAASASEPRYRNQQIFYYRGTEDGKQGFKEECPLTGMTLKKFYNSEDSRTDGGYVIEKTEMTIRYAEILLIYAEALNELSEGEVYHLKTYSNEDVEIKRDEDEMRYAIKRIRMRAGVPDYTNETYKNQADFRVKLKRERQVELLGENSMRYFDLRRWKDALTEENQLLQGCNINISDDDTYIADFYKETPVSSVHKVFEQRMYLFPFPTYELKRNVNLTQNPGW from the coding sequence ATGAAAAAACTAGTATATTATATATTGTTATCCATAAGTGCGTTATCTTTTTCGGCATGTACCGATTATATTAATGTGGATAAATATTTCTACGATCAGGTATCATTGGATTCAGCCTTTTCCAAACGTATTTATGTTGACGGATGGTTATCCAGTGCTTATAGTGTAATGAATAAGCTAGGTGAATACAAGGAACCGTTTCGCTGGGCAAGTGATGATCTTTACCATCCTGATATGAAAGAATATGTGGAAGGAAGTTATAGTGCTGATAAACCAAAGGGTGATGAAAATGCTGGTGAGTCTCGTTTATGGAAATATTATGAAGGTATCCGTAAGGCATCTACTTTCTTGGATAATGTAGACCGTTGTCCGGAACTAACTATGGATGAAATAGCTGATATGAAAGGACAAGCCCGCTTTTTACGTGCTTATTGTTATTGGGCTTTGATACGTGTTTTTGGACCAGTACCTCTTATTCCGCTTGAGGGACTAGATGCTGACCTTTCGTATGAAGAATTGTCTTTGCCACGTACTCATTTTGATGAGATAGTTAGTTTTATTGATACGGAACTTGCCGAGACAGCCCGCTTGTTACCCATGAGAAGAACTGTCAACAATTTGGGGCGTCCTACACGAGGTGCGGCTTTAGGACTTCGTGCACGTGTATTACTTTATGCTGCAAGTCCTTTATATAATGGAAATCTCGATTTCTTCAACGTAGTAGATAATAAAGGAAACCAGTTGATTTCTCAAACGTATGATGAATCTAAATGGGCAAAAGCAGCAGCTGCTGCCAAAGATGTAATAGAACTGGCTAAAACCTCAGGTTTGTACGAGCTTTACACCATAGCTCCTAAAATTGGGACATTGGATATGTATCGTCCGCCGGTGCATCCCGAATATTCTACAAAAGATTATCCTGATGGTTGGGCGAATATTGATCCGTTACTTTCGTATAAGTCAAATTTTGATGGTTCAGTTCAAGGTTCCAAGAATCCGGAATTGATTTTTACAAGAACCAGTGATGGAACGGGGACTATTAATGATTGGATGTATCAAGCTTTACCCAGAACAATAAGTGGAAATAACCGTTTATGTGTCACACAAAAGCAAGTTAATGCATACGCAATGAATGATGGACGCACGATTTCGGAAGCTGCAAACACGGGTGATTATGTGACGACAGGTTTTACAACTGAAGCATATTCGGAAAATAATCCATTTCTACCGGCTAAAGTTAGTCTTATGTACAATAAACGTGAACCTCGTTTTTATGCATCTATCGCATATAATGGTTCGGTATGGGAAGCAGCCAGTGCTTCGGAACCTCGATATCGTAATCAACAGATCTTTTATTATCGTGGAACTGAAGATGGTAAACAAGGTTTTAAAGAAGAATGTCCTCTTACAGGGATGACTTTGAAGAAGTTTTATAATTCGGAAGACTCCAGAACAGATGGTGGTTATGTTATAGAAAAAACCGAAATGACTATTCGTTATGCTGAAATATTGCTGATTTATGCGGAGGCATTAAATGAATTATCGGAGGGGGAAGTTTATCATTTAAAGACCTACTCTAATGAAGATGTAGAAATAAAGCGTGATGAGGATGAGATGCGTTATGCTATCAAGCGTATTCGTATGCGTGCCGGAGTTCCCGATTATACGAATGAGACTTATAAAAATCAAGCAGATTTTCGTGTAAAACTGAAAAGAGAACGGCAAGTGGAATTGTTAGGAGAAAACAGTATGCGTTATTTTGATCTCCGCCGATGGAAGGATGCTTTGACAGAAGAAAATCAATTATTGCAGGGTTGTAATATTAATATTAGTGATGATGATACTTATATTGCAGACTTTTACAAGGAAACTCCAGTCTCTTCAGTACATAAAGTCTTTGAACAGCGTATGTATTTATTCCCATTCCCGACATACGAATTAAAGCGCAATGTAAATTTGACACAAAACCCGGGTTGGTAA
- a CDS encoding glycoside hydrolase family 76 protein, translating to MKAIFKLLILNFLTLFIFPSCSDDDKSKSELNDPISGNISPVGSFAVEATNNENELLVKWTNPSNRDVDMVELSYRDVEASLSRATDFSPGHIIIQVERDVTQEYMLKVPYFATYEVSAVAISKAGKRSVPESRVVMPYHEKVDEPELKLPEMLDRAHSYMTSVIGYYFGKSSRSCWRSNYPYDGKGYWDGDALVWGQGGGLSAFVAMRDATKESEVENLYGAMDDMMFKGIQYFCQLDRGILAYSCYPAAGNERFYDDNVWIGLDMVDWYTETKEMRYLTQAKVVWRYLIDHGWDETCGGGVHWRELNEHTTSKHSCSTGPTAVMGCKMYLATQEQEYLDWAIKCYDYMLDVLQDKSDHLFYDNVRPNKDDPNLPGDLEKNKYSYNSGQPLQAACLLYKITGEQKYLDEAYAIAESCHKKWFMPYRSKELNLTFNILAPGHAWFNTIMCRGFFELYSIDNDRKYIDDIEKSMIHAWSSSCHQGNNLLNDDDLRGGTTKTGWEILHQGALVELYARLAVLERENR from the coding sequence ATGAAAGCAATATTCAAGCTGTTGATATTGAACTTTTTGACTCTGTTTATCTTTCCGTCTTGCAGTGATGATGATAAGTCAAAGTCTGAATTGAATGACCCCATCAGTGGCAATATTTCTCCGGTAGGTTCATTTGCGGTAGAAGCTACCAATAACGAGAATGAACTTCTGGTGAAATGGACCAATCCCAGTAATCGCGACGTGGATATGGTAGAACTCTCTTACAGGGACGTGGAAGCGAGTTTGTCTCGTGCTACCGACTTCTCGCCGGGACATATCATAATACAAGTAGAGCGTGATGTCACACAGGAATATATGTTGAAGGTTCCTTATTTTGCTACTTACGAAGTTTCTGCCGTAGCTATCAGCAAAGCCGGCAAGCGATCGGTACCCGAAAGCCGTGTGGTGATGCCTTATCATGAAAAGGTGGACGAGCCGGAACTGAAACTGCCGGAAATGCTGGACCGTGCACATTCTTACATGACTTCTGTCATTGGATATTATTTCGGCAAGAGTTCCAGAAGCTGCTGGCGTAGTAATTATCCTTATGATGGAAAAGGTTATTGGGATGGTGATGCGTTGGTCTGGGGACAAGGCGGTGGGCTTTCGGCATTTGTTGCTATGCGTGATGCAACCAAAGAGAGCGAAGTGGAGAATCTTTACGGTGCAATGGATGATATGATGTTCAAAGGAATACAGTATTTCTGTCAGCTGGATCGTGGAATCCTGGCTTATTCCTGCTACCCGGCTGCCGGTAACGAACGTTTTTACGATGATAACGTATGGATCGGGCTCGATATGGTCGACTGGTATACGGAAACGAAAGAGATGCGTTATCTGACACAGGCAAAGGTGGTATGGCGCTACCTGATCGATCACGGTTGGGATGAGACTTGCGGAGGAGGTGTACACTGGAGGGAGTTGAACGAACACACTACCAGCAAGCACTCTTGCTCTACCGGACCTACTGCTGTGATGGGCTGTAAGATGTATCTGGCAACTCAGGAACAGGAATATCTCGACTGGGCGATCAAATGTTACGACTATATGCTGGATGTATTGCAAGACAAGTCCGATCATTTATTCTATGACAATGTACGCCCGAATAAGGATGATCCCAATCTGCCGGGTGATCTTGAAAAGAACAAGTATTCCTACAACTCCGGACAACCATTGCAGGCGGCCTGTCTCTTATATAAGATTACCGGCGAACAGAAATATCTGGATGAAGCGTATGCGATTGCTGAAAGCTGTCATAAGAAATGGTTTATGCCCTATCGTTCCAAAGAGCTGAATCTTACTTTCAATATCCTTGCTCCGGGACACGCTTGGTTCAATACGATCATGTGCCGTGGATTCTTTGAACTTTATTCTATAGACAATGACCGTAAATATATCGATGATATCGAAAAGTCAATGATTCATGCGTGGAGCAGTAGCTGTCATCAGGGTAATAACTTGCTGAATGACGATGATCTGAGAGGGGGAACTACCAAGACCGGTTGGGAAATACTCCATCAGGGAGCATTGGTTGAATTGTATGCCCGGTTGGCAGTATTGGAACGTGAAAACCGATAG
- a CDS encoding BT_3044 domain-containing protein has product MKKVMIKNIINSLLLVVVLGVSSCNDQLADELFEKRTYLIENGWKDYQLEVDDDNTAILPVYFGINGTSLNDKDITLTLDVDPDTLERYNWEKYKNQKELYLKLLPEESYTFDASSWTIPSGELNTSAYIKISLDKIKEVGSLYNDYVLPLRINSSVGEPIGRSKYTKVLAHIAFKNDFSGQYTGKGVIKQIGTSFTTDITSTNIYAINQNTCYMFVGDKTREKTTNYLDYVVEITKDDETGTFVLTSPVESLKFKSYSSQISRKYTLNYGDDRYYIEITTVDFSYEYQDSSYNNEPVLMNFQGSFTMTKNVWKYQYPDVDVED; this is encoded by the coding sequence ATGAAAAAAGTAATGATTAAAAATATAATAAACAGCCTTTTACTCGTTGTCGTTTTGGGAGTATCTTCTTGCAATGATCAATTGGCTGATGAATTGTTTGAAAAAAGAACATATTTAATAGAAAATGGCTGGAAAGATTATCAACTCGAAGTAGATGATGACAATACCGCTATATTACCGGTTTACTTTGGTATAAACGGCACATCTTTGAATGATAAGGATATAACTTTGACTTTAGATGTAGATCCTGATACACTTGAAAGATATAATTGGGAGAAATATAAAAATCAGAAAGAACTTTATTTAAAACTATTACCAGAGGAATCTTATACTTTTGATGCAAGCTCATGGACTATTCCAAGTGGTGAATTAAACACGTCAGCATATATAAAGATTTCATTGGATAAAATAAAAGAAGTTGGTAGTTTATACAATGATTATGTATTGCCTCTCAGAATAAATTCTTCAGTAGGAGAGCCGATAGGGAGAAGTAAGTACACGAAAGTATTGGCACATATTGCTTTTAAAAATGATTTTTCTGGTCAGTACACAGGAAAAGGTGTCATAAAGCAAATAGGGACAAGCTTTACAACGGATATAACCAGCACCAATATCTATGCTATCAATCAGAATACATGTTATATGTTTGTTGGCGACAAGACTCGTGAAAAAACAACGAATTATCTAGATTATGTTGTCGAAATTACCAAAGATGACGAAACAGGTACTTTTGTGTTAACTTCTCCAGTGGAAAGTTTGAAGTTTAAATCTTATTCATCTCAAATAAGTCGTAAATATACATTGAATTATGGTGATGACAGATATTATATAGAAATTACAACTGTTGATTTTTCTTATGAATATCAAGACTCATCTTATAATAATGAGCCTGTGCTAATGAATTTTCAAGGAAGTTTTACGATGACTAAAAACGTATGGAAATATCAATATCCGGATGTGGATGTAGAAGATTAA
- a CDS encoding Sip1-related alpha-galactosidase, producing the protein MKRIIHICLWLLTGIFAEVSLSAQNPFIYHKGKTYKDVAAYRMEEIIDLNTHTPSTPILYEQQVPEHQSTLSYKVALPLYVRGIFFSRDSRPGDYQWPNNTNRLLPWMFNHLEDLTRSDYASIPSNALPSASGDALLLELADGEYLFAKAIAGSNSLSWFQVNQDGTLTLYVSTLGEDALTGRLPLLIFRKSSSVYHVFSDAYDSLIADKAVSALRKRADKQYFNAFDYLGWCTWEHYHYDIDETKILNDIDAIEASGIPVRYVLIDDGHIANKNRQLTSLVPDKKRFPNGWSRIMKRKQADKIRWIGLWYSLSGYWMGISAENDFPPEIRQVLHSYNGSLLPGTSTEKIETWYEYYVRTMKEYGFDFLKIDNQSFTLPLYMGGTQVIRQAKDCNLALEHQTHRMQMGLMNCMAQNVLNIDHTLYSSVTRASIDYKKYDENMAKSHLFQSYTNTLILGQTVWPDHDMFHSCDTVCGSLMARSKAISGGPVYLSDSPSEFIADNIRPLIDETGKIFRPAAPAIPTPESILTNPLQSGKAYRVFAPTGDEALSVICYNLNTSPAYREVESFVKREDYLLRESTGKSADSSCDSILAFNWEKQSAEVLNASERKIKLSGFIDSLFHLCPIRKGWAVIGIQEKYLSPATVQILKRTTEKLILDVHCTGTLRIWADSHGKQELRSIPIKKAGRIEIMK; encoded by the coding sequence ATGAAAAGAATAATCCACATCTGTTTATGGCTATTGACGGGCATCTTTGCGGAAGTATCGCTGTCTGCACAGAACCCGTTTATCTACCATAAAGGGAAGACATACAAAGATGTTGCAGCTTATCGGATGGAAGAAATCATCGACCTGAACACCCATACTCCATCCACCCCCATTTTATACGAACAACAAGTGCCGGAACACCAAAGCACTCTTTCGTATAAGGTTGCACTTCCTTTGTATGTTCGTGGCATATTCTTCAGCCGTGATTCCCGCCCCGGCGACTATCAATGGCCGAATAACACCAATCGGTTGCTCCCTTGGATGTTCAACCATCTCGAAGACCTCACACGGAGCGATTATGCAAGCATTCCTTCCAATGCCCTGCCGTCCGCATCGGGCGACGCACTGCTCCTTGAACTTGCAGACGGAGAATATCTGTTCGCCAAAGCCATTGCGGGTAGCAACAGCCTCAGCTGGTTTCAGGTTAATCAGGACGGCACACTCACATTGTATGTCTCCACACTAGGAGAAGATGCACTGACCGGCCGACTCCCCCTCCTGATTTTCCGGAAATCTTCATCCGTCTACCATGTATTCAGTGACGCCTACGATTCGTTAATCGCAGACAAAGCCGTATCTGCCCTCCGCAAAAGAGCGGACAAACAGTATTTCAATGCTTTCGACTATCTGGGATGGTGTACTTGGGAACATTATCATTATGACATTGATGAAACGAAAATACTGAACGATATCGATGCCATCGAAGCATCCGGCATACCGGTACGTTATGTCTTAATTGACGACGGACACATAGCGAACAAGAACCGGCAACTGACCAGTCTCGTCCCCGACAAAAAACGTTTTCCGAACGGATGGAGCCGCATCATGAAGCGCAAACAAGCAGATAAAATCCGATGGATAGGGCTATGGTACAGCCTTTCCGGCTATTGGATGGGAATCTCTGCCGAGAATGACTTTCCGCCGGAAATCCGGCAAGTTCTACACTCCTACAACGGCAGTTTACTGCCCGGCACCAGTACAGAAAAGATAGAAACATGGTACGAATATTATGTCCGTACCATGAAGGAGTATGGATTTGACTTCTTGAAGATAGACAATCAATCCTTCACCCTCCCGCTCTATATGGGCGGAACGCAGGTTATCCGACAGGCTAAAGACTGCAACCTTGCCCTGGAACATCAGACACATCGAATGCAAATGGGACTGATGAACTGCATGGCACAAAATGTGCTGAACATTGACCATACCTTGTACAGCAGCGTAACCCGTGCCAGCATCGACTATAAGAAATATGACGAGAATATGGCTAAATCACATCTGTTCCAGTCATATACCAATACACTCATACTGGGGCAGACCGTCTGGCCCGACCACGATATGTTTCATTCCTGCGATACCGTTTGCGGCAGTCTGATGGCACGTTCGAAAGCGATCTCCGGCGGACCTGTTTACCTGTCCGACTCTCCAAGCGAATTTATTGCCGATAATATCCGCCCCCTGATTGATGAAACCGGAAAGATATTCCGTCCGGCGGCTCCCGCCATCCCGACTCCGGAATCCATACTGACCAATCCCCTGCAAAGCGGTAAAGCCTACCGTGTATTTGCCCCTACAGGAGACGAAGCGCTCTCAGTCATTTGCTACAATCTGAACACTTCTCCCGCTTATCGGGAAGTAGAAAGTTTCGTCAAACGGGAAGATTACCTGTTACGGGAAAGCACCGGCAAATCCGCAGATTCTTCTTGCGACAGCATTCTCGCATTCAACTGGGAAAAACAGAGCGCCGAAGTATTGAACGCATCTGAAAGAAAAATAAAGTTATCCGGATTTATAGATAGTCTGTTCCATCTTTGCCCCATCCGTAAAGGCTGGGCAGTGATCGGCATACAAGAAAAATACCTTTCGCCTGCTACCGTGCAGATACTCAAACGTACTACCGAGAAGCTGATATTGGATGTCCACTGCACCGGTACATTAAGAATATGGGCAGACTCCCACGGGAAACAGGAATTACGGAGCATACCGATCAAAAAGGCCGGCAGAATTGAAATAATGAAATAA
- a CDS encoding LamG-like jellyroll fold domain-containing protein yields MKIVKYIVIVSLFSISACSDDDDKKNNERPGNLVELQVDVNEINIAQGDTRTVNITSGNGEYVATSANEEVVVAEIDGNVVKLTAVEGHNNAQGVVYVSDKYFQRTKILVNTAAEFELKLNKTLFTLYSQVEGSDEALIKIYTGNGGYSLEVIDDKNCIEVDQSTLEDTESFMVKGIAQGNAEIKITDQKGKEAFVNLNVIAPKQITTDADEKGVLINSNQGSQQVKILTGNGEYKVLDAGDAKIIRLEVYGNVVTVTGRKAGETSFTLTDAKGQVSQTIHVKIAPEKRWYMNLGKEYAVWTHFAEMTGEGLEAVKVETNGFKLKKMTWELVARIDGTNWLQTFMGKEGYFILRGGDWENNKGRQMELVGIDDKLKLRTGHGAFELGKWSHIALVVDCSKGKDDYNEKYKLYVNGKQVKWDDSRKTDMDYSEIDLCAGNDGGRVSIGRASDNRCFLDGAILEARIWTVCRTEEQLKANAWELHEQNPEGLLGRWDFSAGAPTSYIEDGTNSDHELLMHISKYDSWNATEFPMSRFGEAPIEVPFK; encoded by the coding sequence ATGAAAATTGTGAAGTATATAGTTATCGTATCATTATTTAGTATTTCTGCATGTAGTGATGATGATGATAAAAAAAACAATGAGCGACCTGGGAATCTTGTAGAGTTACAGGTTGATGTAAATGAGATTAATATTGCGCAAGGAGATACCCGTACTGTAAACATTACGTCAGGTAATGGGGAATATGTTGCGACTTCGGCTAATGAAGAAGTAGTTGTCGCAGAAATAGATGGAAATGTGGTGAAACTAACCGCTGTTGAGGGGCATAATAATGCTCAAGGAGTTGTTTATGTTAGCGATAAGTATTTCCAACGCACTAAAATTCTAGTTAATACGGCGGCAGAATTTGAATTGAAGTTGAATAAAACTTTGTTTACGCTTTATTCTCAAGTGGAAGGATCTGATGAAGCTCTCATCAAGATCTATACAGGAAATGGAGGTTATTCTCTTGAAGTGATTGATGATAAAAATTGTATTGAAGTTGATCAATCTACGCTTGAAGACACAGAATCATTTATGGTGAAAGGCATTGCTCAAGGTAATGCTGAGATTAAGATTACTGACCAAAAAGGAAAAGAAGCTTTTGTGAATCTGAATGTAATTGCTCCTAAGCAAATTACGACTGATGCTGACGAAAAGGGCGTTCTGATAAATTCTAATCAAGGATCACAACAAGTGAAGATTCTTACAGGTAATGGAGAATATAAGGTTCTTGATGCTGGTGATGCAAAGATCATTCGTTTGGAAGTTTATGGTAATGTGGTAACGGTGACCGGAAGAAAGGCCGGAGAGACTTCATTTACTTTGACTGATGCAAAAGGACAAGTTTCACAGACTATTCATGTAAAGATCGCTCCTGAGAAGCGTTGGTATATGAATTTAGGAAAAGAGTATGCAGTTTGGACTCACTTTGCAGAGATGACTGGTGAGGGACTAGAGGCTGTGAAAGTTGAAACTAACGGCTTTAAACTTAAAAAAATGACTTGGGAGCTAGTTGCTCGTATCGATGGAACTAATTGGCTACAGACCTTTATGGGTAAGGAAGGCTATTTTATTCTTCGCGGTGGTGATTGGGAAAATAATAAGGGTAGACAGATGGAGTTGGTAGGTATAGATGATAAACTAAAACTGAGAACTGGACATGGAGCCTTTGAACTCGGAAAATGGTCTCATATTGCTTTAGTTGTAGATTGTTCGAAAGGTAAGGATGATTACAATGAAAAATACAAGCTTTATGTTAATGGTAAACAAGTAAAGTGGGACGATAGCCGCAAAACCGATATGGACTATTCTGAGATTGATCTTTGTGCAGGTAATGACGGGGGTAGAGTATCAATCGGAAGAGCTAGTGACAACAGATGCTTTCTTGATGGTGCTATACTCGAAGCACGTATCTGGACGGTTTGTCGTACAGAGGAACAACTTAAGGCTAATGCATGGGAGCTTCATGAACAAAATCCCGAAGGGTTATTAGGGCGCTGGGATTTCTCGGCTGGAGCTCCGACATCTTATATTGAGGATGGTACCAATTCGGATCATGAGTTGCTGATGCATATTTCGAAGTATGATAGCTGGAATGCCACAGAATTTCCTATGAGCAGATTTGGGGAAGCTCCCATTGAAGTACCTTTTAAATAA
- a CDS encoding IS110 family transposase: MNYSHFVGLDVGKKTFDASLMSADEKELSHKSFDNTPTGIQSLLDWIAGYHLSLSKLLFCAENMGSYVTELSVSSVSMGFSLALVCPLTIKKSIGLQRGKNDRIDAKRIANYAVLHYRKLELYKLPDKDLVRLRGWIIIRDNLVKQKVSSIKLLETFSWMAKLADVTESISFLEEQLKSIKERILEVEEDMEQLIAASTSLYTNYLLLRSIKGIGIINAIVLLCVTDNFQRFDNPRKFACYCGVAPFEHTSGISIRGKTQTSSLANKEVKVYLTRAAITAISWDPQMKAYYKRKIAEGKHKASVINAVRAKIIARSFAVIRRQTPFVTLAV, translated from the coding sequence ATGAATTATTCTCATTTTGTAGGTCTTGATGTAGGAAAAAAAACTTTCGATGCATCATTAATGTCCGCAGACGAAAAAGAGTTGTCTCACAAGTCTTTTGATAACACTCCAACTGGGATCCAATCTTTATTGGATTGGATAGCTGGTTATCATCTCTCTTTATCCAAACTCTTGTTCTGTGCTGAAAACATGGGAAGTTATGTCACAGAGTTATCTGTTTCCAGTGTCTCCATGGGATTTTCCCTGGCTTTGGTTTGCCCGTTGACCATCAAGAAGTCCATAGGCTTGCAACGAGGCAAAAATGACCGCATTGACGCCAAAAGAATAGCGAACTATGCGGTATTACACTATCGAAAACTGGAGTTATACAAATTGCCTGACAAAGACTTGGTGAGACTGCGGGGATGGATTATTATACGTGACAATTTGGTCAAGCAAAAAGTATCAAGCATAAAGTTATTGGAAACATTCTCCTGGATGGCTAAGTTGGCTGATGTGACAGAATCCATTTCTTTTTTGGAAGAGCAGCTCAAGTCGATAAAAGAAAGAATCCTGGAGGTGGAAGAGGATATGGAGCAACTAATAGCCGCCAGTACATCGCTTTACACAAACTACTTGCTATTAAGAAGTATAAAAGGAATAGGAATTATCAATGCCATTGTATTACTGTGTGTTACTGACAATTTTCAAAGATTTGACAACCCGAGGAAATTTGCCTGCTATTGTGGGGTCGCCCCATTTGAACATACTTCAGGTATTTCCATACGGGGAAAAACGCAGACTTCTTCATTGGCTAACAAAGAAGTAAAAGTATACCTTACCCGGGCAGCTATTACTGCCATCTCTTGGGATCCGCAGATGAAAGCATACTATAAAAGGAAAATAGCAGAGGGGAAACATAAAGCATCTGTAATCAATGCTGTAAGAGCCAAAATCATAGCAAGGTCTTTTGCTGTGATACGAAGGCAGACTCCATTTGTAACATTAGCCGTATAA
- a CDS encoding sulfatase: MNKKILFPLALVPLAATGLQTQKSAQTQRVDKRPNIILFMVDDMGWQDTSLPFWTQKTDYNKLYETPNMERLAKQGMMFTQAYASSISSPTRCSLITGTNAARHRVTNWTLQKNTKTDRKDKVLDVPDWNYNGVSQVPGTNNTFVGTSFVQLLKDSGYHTIHCGKAHFGAIDTPGEDPHHWGFEVNIAGHAAGGLASYLGEENYGHNKDGKPISLMAVPGLEKYWGTETFVTEALTLEAIKALNKAKKYNQPFYLYMSQYAIHVPLDKDKRFYDKYKKKGMTDHEAAYATLIEGMDKSLGDLMDWLEKSGEADNTIIIFMSDNGGLAAESYWRDGKLHTQNHPLNSGKGSTYEGGIREPMIVSWPGVVAPGSKCNDYLLIEDFYPTILEMAGIKKYKTVQPIDGISFMPLLKQTRNPSKGRSLFWNMPNNWGNDGPGINFNCAVRKGDWKLIYYYGTGKKELFNIPDDIGESNDLSAQHPDIVKRLSKELGTYLRKVDAQRPTVKATGKPCPWPDEIK, translated from the coding sequence ATGAACAAAAAAATACTTTTCCCCCTCGCACTCGTGCCACTGGCTGCCACCGGCCTGCAAACACAGAAGTCTGCCCAGACACAGCGTGTGGACAAACGCCCCAACATCATCCTTTTCATGGTAGACGACATGGGATGGCAAGACACTTCACTCCCCTTCTGGACACAAAAGACAGATTACAATAAGCTGTACGAAACACCCAACATGGAACGACTTGCCAAACAAGGCATGATGTTCACACAAGCGTATGCCAGCAGTATCAGTTCCCCCACCCGATGCAGCCTCATCACCGGAACGAACGCGGCACGCCACCGGGTAACCAACTGGACGCTGCAAAAGAACACAAAGACAGACCGCAAGGATAAAGTACTGGATGTGCCGGACTGGAACTACAACGGAGTAAGCCAAGTGCCCGGCACCAACAACACATTCGTAGGAACCTCCTTCGTACAACTACTGAAAGACAGCGGCTATCATACGATTCATTGCGGAAAAGCACATTTCGGTGCCATAGACACTCCGGGAGAAGACCCGCACCACTGGGGCTTCGAAGTAAACATAGCCGGACATGCTGCCGGAGGACTCGCCAGCTATCTGGGAGAAGAGAATTACGGTCACAACAAAGACGGAAAGCCAATATCACTCATGGCCGTTCCCGGACTTGAAAAGTACTGGGGTACGGAGACCTTCGTCACCGAAGCATTAACTCTGGAAGCCATCAAAGCTCTGAACAAAGCTAAGAAGTACAACCAGCCTTTCTACCTGTATATGTCCCAATACGCCATCCACGTCCCCTTGGACAAGGACAAACGTTTCTACGACAAATACAAGAAAAAAGGCATGACCGACCATGAAGCCGCATACGCCACACTGATCGAAGGCATGGACAAGAGTCTGGGCGATCTGATGGACTGGCTGGAAAAAAGCGGAGAAGCCGACAACACTATTATTATCTTCATGAGCGACAACGGAGGACTTGCCGCCGAATCGTATTGGCGTGACGGCAAACTGCACACCCAGAATCATCCTCTCAACAGTGGTAAAGGCTCCACCTATGAAGGCGGCATCCGTGAACCGATGATCGTCAGCTGGCCCGGTGTCGTAGCCCCTGGCAGCAAATGCAATGATTACCTGCTGATAGAAGACTTCTATCCTACTATCCTCGAAATGGCGGGCATCAAAAAATACAAGACAGTTCAGCCTATCGACGGCATCAGCTTCATGCCTTTACTGAAACAGACCAGGAATCCTTCCAAAGGACGCAGCCTCTTCTGGAATATGCCCAACAACTGGGGAAACGACGGTCCGGGAATCAACTTTAACTGTGCCGTACGCAAGGGTGACTGGAAATTAATCTATTACTATGGTACAGGTAAAAAAGAACTATTCAATATCCCCGATGATATAGGCGAAAGTAATGATCTCAGCGCACAACATCCGGATATTGTGAAACGGCTTTCTAAAGAATTAGGAACCTATTTGAGAAAAGTTGATGCCCAACGTCCTACAGTCAAAGCTACGGGTAAACCTTGTCCTTGGCCGGACGAAATTAAGTAA